A region from the Falco rusticolus isolate bFalRus1 chromosome 4, bFalRus1.pri, whole genome shotgun sequence genome encodes:
- the LOC119147829 gene encoding LOW QUALITY PROTEIN: uncharacterized protein LOC119147829 (The sequence of the model RefSeq protein was modified relative to this genomic sequence to represent the inferred CDS: substituted 1 base at 1 genomic stop codon), which yields MESIRTEKSVDEGGEDCKNSKGFTPITARTRSKAGISNQSGPVMQAPLRQAVGTNGPVRIKIPFTTSELDSWKEAVKGYRDDPEEVANRFELIMKNLDPDWKDIEIMLAALPETEKQLVIKTARTHVQVQIASGVLPGTVEVHVPRADPDWDYNDGNDYRLLKRYQEWIRIALENAIPKSVNWSRLYTIKQGPSETPTEFLERLRTAMQKFTTIDPSSEGGKLQLISLFLGQSTEDIRKKLQKLQGADMRDLEKLVEEAWRVFRNREGEERQKLGQTIAAATVAALNNQGPTFRVKNRGDGKRIRTQQPPLRSDQCAYCKEVGHWKGECPKRGGARNMIANVSSDQXSRPGESTLADPLVKIELGNSGQEMEFLIDTGASYSVLNQKLMPEDKDFVTVVGATGQQQKAFFLKPLKYKLGKQVGIHKFLYLPGSPKSLLGRDLLEQLEAEIVFEKGKMRLRIREEQLINVLSLALIQTNLRSEVPPEIADQVYPGVWATEIPGKAKNVTPITVRLKLGKEPVKVKQYPLRIEDRRGIKEIIDRFLQYGLLIECESEYNTPILPIKKADGKSYRLVQDLRAINKITEDIHPVVANPYTLLTKLKSSQVWFTVLDLKDAFFCLALAKESQKLFAFEWENPDSGRKTQLTWTVLPQGFKNSPTIFGNQLAKELESWSTPDSEGTLLQYVDDLLIATETREGCVQWTISLLNFLGLNGYRVSQQKAQLVQQRVIYLGFEVSGGQRELGTERKETICRTPEPRTVKELRTFLGMTGWCRLWIYNYGLIVKPLYEMVKKDQSKLVWTGEAQKAFRQLKQELMKAPALGLPDLSKPFFLFSYERQGIALGVLAQKLGPYKRAVAYFSKQLDEVSKGWPGCLRAVAAVVINIQEARKFTMGQKMTVLVSHTVSAVLEQKGNHWLSPQRFLKYQAILVEQDDVEIVVTNVVNPASFLSGTLDEPVVHDCIETMETVYSSRPDLKEEPLEDADESWYTDGSSFVKQGQRKAGYAVTTTKQTFSGQPLEEKWSGPHQVLLTTHTAIKIKEQVAWIHYSRVKKLQVHDGKLRKWNL from the exons ATGGAAAGTATCCGGACGGAGAAGTCTGTGGATGAGGGGGGCGAGGACTGTAAGAATTCAAAAGGGTTTACCCCGATTACTGCACGTACAAGGAGTAAGGCAGGAATAAGTAACCAGTCGGGACCGGTGATGCAAGCCCCTCTGCGACAAGCTGTGGGGACTAATGGACCGGTTagaattaaaattccttttaccACTAGTGAATTAGATTCGTGGAAGGAAGCTGTAAAAGGTTATAGGGATGACCCGGAGGAGGTGGCTAACAGGTTCgaattaattatgaaaaatttagATCCGGATTGGAAAGACATAGAAATAATGTTAGCAGCTCTGCCGGAAACAGAGAAGCAATTGGTAATAAAAACAGCCCGGACGCATGTGCAAGTGCAAATAGCTTCAGGGGTTCTGCCCGGAACTGTGGAAGTACATGTCCCGAGAGCAGACCCCGATTGGGACTATAATGATGGTAACGATTATAGATTACTAAAAAGGTATCAGGAATGGATAAGAATTGCCCTGGAAAATGCTATTCCCAAATCTGTAAATTGGTCCAGGTTGTACACTATAAAACAAGGACCGTCTGAAACCCCCACAGAATTTTTGGAACGTTTAAGAACAGCTATGCAAAAATTTACAACGATAGATCCGTCCTCAGAAGGGGGTAAATTACAATTGATTTCATTGTTTCTGGGACAATCAACAGaagacataaggaaaaaactccaaaaaTTACAAGGGGCAGACATGAGAGACTTAGAAAAACTGGTAGAGGAAGCATGGAGAGTGTTTAGAAACcgggaaggggaggaaagacagaaactggGACAGACTATTGCAGCAGCAACAGTAGCTGCATTAAATAATCAGGGACCAACTTTTCGAGTTAAAAATAGGGGAGATGGGAAACGAATAAGGACCCAGCAACCACCTCTAAGATCAGATCAGTGTGCCTATTGTAAAGAGGTAGGCCATTGGAAAGGGGAGTGTCCAAAGCGAGGGGGAGCTCGAAACATGATAGCAAATGTTTCATCGGATCAATGAAGTCGACCAGGAGAATCTACCCTAGCAGATCCTCTGGTTAAAATAGAGCTAGGGAACTCGGGAcaagaaatggaatttttaatagACACAGGTGCTTCCTATTCGGTGTTAAATCAAAAGCTAATGCCAGAAGATAAAGACTTTGTGACTGTAGTGGGGGCTACGggccaacaacaaaaagcctttttcctAAAACCGCTAAAGTATAAATTAGGGAAACAGGTGGGAATACATAAGTTCTTGTACTTACCGGGGTCACCAAAATCACTATTGGGTCGGGATTTATTAGAACAATTAGAAGCAGAAATagtttttgagaaaggaaaaatgaggcTAAGAATAAGGGAAGAACAGTTAATAAATGTACTAAGCTTAGCATTGATACAAACTAATCTTAGAAGTGAAGTGCCTCCGGAAATTGCAGATCAAGTGTACCCAGGAGTCTGGGCTACCGAAATTCCTGGAAAAGCCAAGAATGTGACTCCAATAACTGTAAGGTTGAAATTGGGGAAAGAGCCTGTGAAGGTTAAACAATATCCTCTAAGGATAGAGGATAGGAGgggaattaaagaaataattgacAGATTTTTACAATATGGGCTACTAATTGAGTGTGAATCAGAATATAACACGCCCATATTACCAATCAAAAAGGCAGATGGAAAGAGTTATAGGCTAGTTCAGGATTTAAGGGccataaataaaatcactgagGATATACATCCAGTAGTGGCCAATCCATACACTCTATTGACTAAACTAAAAAGCAGTCAAGTTTGGTTTACTGTACTGGATTTGAAGGACGCCTTTTTCTGTCTGGCCCTAGCCAAGGAAAGTCAGAAGTtatttgcctttgaatgggaaAACCCTGATTCGGGGAGAAAAACGCAGCTTACCTGGACAGTTTTACCCCAGGGATTTAAAAATAGCCCGACTATCTTTGGGAATCAATTAGCTAAGGAGCTTGAGTCCTGGTCGACCCCAGACTCTGAAGGAACCTTATTACAATACGTAGACGATCTCTTAATAGCTACTGAGACAAGAGAGGGCTGTGTCCAATGGACGATAAGCCTGCTTAATTTTCTGGGACTAAATGGATATCGAGTTTCTCAACAGAAAGCCCAACTGGTCCAGCAACGAGTGATTTATCTGGGATTCGAGGTCTCGGGAGGACAACGAGAGCTGGGAACAGAACGTAAAGAAACCATTTGTCGGACACCGGAACCGCGAACGGTAAAGGAACTGCGGACTTTTCTGGGAATGACAGGTTGGTGTCGTCTTTGGATCTATAATTATGGACTGATAGTGAAGCCTCTGTATGAGATGGTTAAGAAGGATCAATCCAAATTGGTTTGGACTGGAGAAGCACAGAAGGCTTTTAGGCAGTTAAAGCAGGAATTAATGAAAGCTCCAGCCTTGGGGTTACCGGATCTTTCgaaaccttttttcctgttttcctatGAAAGACAAGGGATAGCCTTAGGAGTACTAGCACAGAAATTGGGTCCCTATAAGCGGGCAGTAGCTTACTTCTCCAAACAATTAGATGAAGTAAGCAAAGGATGGCCTGGATGTCTACGGGCTGTTGCTGCAGTAGTTATTAACATACAGGAGGCCCGAAAGTTTACGATGGGACAGAAGATGACAGTGCTAGTCTCCCATACAGTCTCAGCAGTTttggaacagaaaggaaaccaCTGGCTTTCACCGCAGAGATTCTTAAAGTACCAGGCAATATTAGTGGAACAAGATGACGTGGAGATTGTTGTCACTAATGTTGTGAATCCAGCTTCTTTTCTCAGCGGAACTCTGGATGAACCGGTGGTCCATGACTGTATAGAGACAATGGAAACTGTGTATTCGAGCCGACCAGATCTTAAAGAAGAACCTTTAGAGGATGCCGACGAATCTTGGTacactgatggaagcagcttcGTGAAGCAAGGACAACGTAAAGCAGGGTATGCCGTTACCACCACCAAACAG aCTTTTTCAGGGCAACCTTTGGAGGAAAAATGGAGTGGACCGCATCAAGTACTGTTGACAACTCATACTGCTATCAAGATTAAGGAACAAGTCGCTTGGATCCACTACTCGAGAGTAAAAAAGCTCCAGGTTCACGATGGGAAGCTACGCAAATGGAACCTCTAA